From Chryseobacterium sp. IHB B 17019, one genomic window encodes:
- a CDS encoding PDZ domain-containing protein produces MKLKYFFWILFLSIFTNAQNSFEIQSEKKTVIPFKFINNLIFIPVNINGANLTFLLDTGVAETSIFSLENQDLKLDNLEKIRFSGLGGTKSIDGFRSDNNIARVGKDYVNYTLTLFIIVDQEFNISAHVGIPVNGIIGYHFFKDHPVLIDYSSKKITIYNDEELFKKKIKKFDELPISIEKSKPYILADVEMTNERKSSKLLIDLGNSDPIWLFPALIKDFVYNRPNIDDFLGRGFNGDIYGKRSRIHNFYLGRFQFEKPLTAMPDEYSIQHVNLVEGRKGSIGGDILRRFTVAFDYPSKKMYLRKNRNFDDPFHFNMSGLDFRQDGLEWTKDIVNLPTKNRDNASSGVEILNNSLQYNFVLKPIFSIAGVRKDSPAHKAGIKKDDKLISINGKKTADMTMEQIMELMKSAEGKTINMMIQRKAQEMTLSFTLEDPIPYQEHE; encoded by the coding sequence ATGAAATTAAAGTATTTTTTCTGGATTCTTTTCTTAAGCATTTTTACTAATGCCCAGAATTCATTTGAAATACAGAGCGAGAAAAAAACAGTTATCCCTTTTAAATTTATTAACAATTTAATTTTCATTCCTGTTAATATCAACGGGGCTAATCTTACCTTTTTACTTGACACAGGCGTTGCGGAAACATCCATTTTCAGCCTCGAAAATCAGGACTTAAAACTTGATAACCTTGAAAAAATAAGATTTTCCGGACTCGGCGGAACTAAAAGCATCGACGGCTTCCGGTCTGATAACAACATTGCAAGAGTCGGGAAAGATTATGTGAATTATACCCTGACGCTTTTTATCATTGTTGATCAGGAATTTAATATCTCAGCTCATGTAGGAATCCCTGTGAACGGAATCATAGGCTATCATTTTTTTAAGGATCACCCTGTCCTGATTGATTATTCTTCCAAAAAAATTACCATTTATAATGATGAGGAATTATTTAAGAAAAAGATTAAAAAATTCGACGAACTTCCCATTTCCATAGAAAAAAGTAAACCGTACATTCTTGCAGATGTAGAAATGACGAACGAAAGAAAAAGCTCAAAATTATTAATTGATCTTGGGAATAGCGATCCGATCTGGCTCTTCCCTGCCCTGATCAAAGACTTTGTGTACAACCGTCCTAATATTGATGATTTTCTGGGAAGAGGTTTTAATGGTGATATTTATGGCAAAAGGAGCAGAATTCACAATTTTTATTTGGGAAGATTCCAATTTGAAAAACCGCTTACAGCAATGCCTGATGAATATTCTATCCAGCATGTCAATCTGGTAGAAGGAAGGAAAGGATCAATTGGTGGCGATATTTTACGACGTTTTACCGTAGCTTTTGATTATCCCAGCAAAAAAATGTATTTAAGGAAAAACAGAAATTTTGATGACCCTTTCCATTTTAATATGAGCGGGCTGGATTTCCGGCAGGACGGCCTGGAGTGGACTAAAGATATTGTAAATCTCCCGACAAAAAACAGGGATAACGCTTCCAGCGGAGTTGAAATTCTGAACAACAGCCTGCAATATAATTTTGTTTTAAAACCGATTTTCTCCATTGCAGGTGTCAGGAAAGATTCTCCGGCACATAAAGCCGGTATTAAAAAAGACGATAAACTGATAAGTATCAACGGAAAAAAAACCGCAGATATGACAATGGAACAAATTATGGAACTGATGAAATCTGCCGAAGGAAAAACCATCAATATGATGATTCAGAGAAAAGCTCAGGAAATGACGTTAAGTTTTACCCTTGAAGACCCTATTCCCTACCAAGAACACGAATAA
- a CDS encoding L,D-transpeptidase, protein MKKSFLYTLFIALMLLSCKKEIEKISDTIKDTTSSTSETEAPKQDSIKKDSVIQKESLPPAMQEDGFYNAFIFPKDKKLKDSFFSVFNKKYTEKERYAILALNRLDSKNKWNADTLVVPAKIDTTLMEYSPFPMQLDVLSPVKKFVVFSYPIQAYGVYSNGSLVKWGPTSMGKKAAKTKTGLTFANWKKKLSISSVSTEWKLPYNFNIFNTDGIGWHQYDLPGYPASHSCLRLLMRDAQWLYAYADTWVLNPGGATTKAKGTPVLVFGDYKWGGRKPWRELLNDPNANNISVEEMTKMIEPNIEKMLREQDNREKVVDSIKAAKAVIEQMPENPKTQAP, encoded by the coding sequence GTGAAAAAGTCATTCTTATACACACTTTTTATTGCATTGATGCTGCTTTCTTGTAAAAAAGAAATTGAAAAAATAAGTGATACAATTAAAGATACAACATCTTCCACTTCGGAAACTGAAGCTCCTAAACAAGATTCAATAAAAAAAGATTCTGTCATACAGAAAGAGTCTCTGCCTCCCGCAATGCAGGAAGATGGCTTCTATAATGCGTTTATTTTCCCGAAAGATAAAAAGCTGAAAGATTCTTTCTTTTCTGTTTTCAACAAAAAATATACGGAAAAGGAGCGGTATGCAATTTTAGCTTTAAACAGATTGGATTCAAAAAACAAATGGAACGCTGATACATTGGTGGTTCCTGCAAAAATTGACACGACGTTGATGGAATATTCGCCATTTCCGATGCAGTTGGATGTATTGAGCCCGGTAAAAAAGTTTGTGGTCTTTTCGTACCCGATTCAAGCTTATGGAGTATATTCAAACGGAAGTCTTGTGAAATGGGGCCCGACAAGCATGGGTAAGAAAGCCGCCAAGACAAAAACAGGCCTTACATTTGCCAACTGGAAAAAGAAACTGTCGATCTCTTCTGTAAGTACAGAGTGGAAGCTGCCTTATAACTTTAATATTTTTAATACGGACGGAATTGGTTGGCATCAGTATGATCTTCCGGGATATCCTGCCTCGCATTCATGTTTGAGATTATTGATGAGAGATGCGCAATGGCTGTATGCTTACGCGGATACCTGGGTTTTGAATCCTGGAGGAGCGACGACAAAAGCGAAGGGAACACCGGTATTGGTTTTTGGGGATTATAAATGGGGCGGAAGAAAGCCTTGGAGAGAACTGCTGAATGATCCTAATGCAAATAATATCTCCGTAGAAGAAATGACCAAAATGATCGAACCTAATATTGAAAAGATGCTGAGAGAGCAGGATAACAGGGAAAAGGTGGTGGATTCTATCAAAGCTGCAAAAGCGGTGATAGAGCAAATGCCTGAAAATCCCAAAACCCAGGCTCCTTAA
- a CDS encoding alpha/beta hydrolase: MNLDYIVREPENITPSTTILFMLHGYGSNEQDLFSFRETLPEDWIIVSFRAPRTTQFEGYSWYDIDFNNPENFVDVPQATESLTSVLESILKIINHYGITEGKTHLCGFSQGGILCYALALKYPEMFNLVACMSSYPEEKLLTDIVKDKKKLEKLRFFISHGTDDAIIPLEWGRKAADLLYDLNCYFTFREYMSGHGVNQKNYMDLMDFYSK; the protein is encoded by the coding sequence ATGAATTTAGATTACATCGTCAGAGAACCCGAAAATATTACACCTTCTACCACAATTCTTTTTATGCTTCATGGCTATGGAAGTAATGAGCAGGACCTTTTCAGCTTCAGGGAAACCCTTCCCGAAGACTGGATCATTGTGAGCTTCAGAGCACCAAGAACTACGCAGTTTGAAGGATATTCATGGTATGATATTGATTTCAACAACCCGGAAAATTTTGTTGATGTTCCGCAAGCTACAGAATCTTTGACCAGCGTCTTGGAGAGTATTTTAAAAATAATAAACCATTACGGGATCACAGAAGGTAAAACTCACCTTTGCGGTTTCAGCCAAGGGGGAATTTTATGCTATGCCCTGGCTTTAAAATATCCTGAAATGTTCAATCTTGTTGCTTGTATGAGCAGCTATCCGGAAGAAAAACTGCTGACAGATATTGTAAAAGATAAGAAGAAACTGGAAAAGCTTAGATTCTTCATTTCTCACGGAACGGATGATGCTATAATCCCTTTGGAATGGGGAAGAAAAGCAGCAGACCTTCTCTATGACCTGAACTGTTATTTTACCTTCCGGGAATATATGAGCGGTCACGGAGTGAATCAAAAAAACTATATGGATCTGATGGATTTTTACTCCAAATAA